In Zingiber officinale cultivar Zhangliang chromosome 1A, Zo_v1.1, whole genome shotgun sequence, the DNA window AAGTTTGGGTGAAATTGGACAAATCGTCTATTAAGCCCCAAAACAATGGTACAGCGTCCTTTTAATTTCCCCAACTACGTGAGGATCAAATCTTAGCATGATGAATTGATTCATACTTTTTTTTAATACACCCTTGATCTATGAGTGCTAGACTAATAGGTCCTCTATTGAGAGTACTTTCTGATTTATTTTAATGAtagctaaaaaaaatttattggacTAGAGAGATCATCAGTGTAAATCAGGGATGATAATGTCATCCAAATTCGATGGAGGATCCAATATATTACCTGAATGAGGAGGATTCAcgttcaaaaataaattttttaatctctcttggATGCTTTATTCTCTCTCCTGGGTCCTCGGGGTCATGGTACCGCGGTAGGACATTCAGATTGTCATCCAGACACCCACGGTTCTAATCCCAGTTACgatgtatttatagaaatttttcttctaaatgagggacgtaatcaaaggatgttgagCTTCTGGACTGATCGCCATGTGTACTTTCCGATTTACCCTGATGTCTGATGAGAAATTTCGTGAGACCGAGCCGATCATCCaagaataatcaatgaaattaattagaattatcattttttctctctctcctAGGTGCAAATAGATGTAAATTCTTTTCTCCTATATATAAAATGGTGTTGATTTAGGGAAAGAAAAAACTACCACTATGGTATTAATTTGCGGAAAACAACACAATTATGGAGCTAGTTTGTGAAGTTGTTCTGGTTTAAAAAAAGAAGCACCATGGTGAAgcaggtttaaaaaaaaatagtatcacTGTGGTGTTGATTTGTACAAATCAAGTGTTGTTTTTCACAAACCAATACTATTGTGGTATTATTTTTCACAAACTAGCACCAAAGTAATCTTATTTTTCGCAAATCAGTACTATTTTTGCATgcaggagaaagaagagagcaAGTAGATGAAAGAGAGATTAAagaaatttattttctttagcatattttgatTGTGCGTCTTATTTggaagaaaattttttataaatatattattagTATAATCAAACTATAGatacttagatgataatttaaatattctaTCATAGTACCATAGCTCGAGGATGGGGTATCCTGAATCTAATGACTATAGAAATGAGGATATGAAATTGGATCCGAACTCAATCTATTGCAACAATgccaattaaaaaataataaagaaaataagaagCAGTTTATTAAGCTAAAAATAAAGCCTCAGTGTATTTTTCATTAAAGCCCATGTTTTGTTTTTTGGAGAAGAAGGCCCACGGAAGAAGCCTATATCAATGGGCAATGGAGCAGCCATCAGGATTCATACCTTCCTCTGTTCCTTTCACTCGCCTCTCAGAGATGATGGCTGGTCGGCACGGAGACGACGGCGAAGACGATGATTACATGGGcgacctctccctcttcctccctCCCGACCTAGACGTCGATCCCAACAAGGTCAAGCTTTAATCAATCCCTTGTTTCAATCCCTACACTTTCTTGTTTGGGGGGAAAACTGTCTTTAACCCTAATTTTTGTCGCCGGCTTCCGTTTCACGTAGAAATTGACAGAGAAAGTGAAGAATAACCCTCCGGCTCCGAATCCGAAGTCCAAGTTGCCGAAGGGACGTAGCTGGCAAGAGCAGCGGCGGCTCGAGAGGGAGAGGAAGCAGCGGGAGGAGGACGAGCGCACGAGGGCGAGCCTGGAGGAGGCGATTCCGGACTCCAACGTGGGGTTCAGGATGTTGAAGATGATGGGATACAAGCCCGGGTCGGCGCTTGGGAAGGACGGTGGCGGGATGGCGGAGCCGGTGGGACTCCAAATTCGGCGGTCCAGAGCGGGAATTGGAGTGGAGGAGGATGCTGCGAGGAAGGAGAGGGCGGAGGTTGAGGGGAAGCGGAGGAGGGAAGAGGATATGATGGCGGAATTTGGAACGAGGCAGAAAACGCAGTGGAGGAGCAGGAGGGTTGTTTGGGATTACAGGAAAGGAGAGGCTGCTTTGGCACAGTTGGAGAAGAGGGAGGTGGTTGAGCCCCCAAAGGATAATGAGAATGAAGAGAAGcctgaagaggaggaagaggaagaagtgaTCACTGAAGAGGTAAAAGTTCTGACCTTTCTTAGtgcatatttttttttgtattaagATCAATTCTGCAGAGTTTTTGTACATGATTAAGGGACACTTGAGAAGTTGATATGAGCTCTGTAAAATCCTTGAGACTTCATGAATTCCTCAGATTCATAACAAACTTTAGATAATGTAGTGATGGAAAAGTTCTATTTATTGATAAATTGTATATGACTGGTCATATTGATGATAATCACATTGTGGATGCTTCTAGTAATGTAATAGATAAACTGTAAGTGACTCTTATTTGATCAAGGTGACTCCATAGTTAACATTGTCACTGAAGGGCTAGTTGACTAAAACATAGGTGGAGTAAGTTAGATTACCTTTTCTACTGTTGTCCTAATTCTCTAAGTGTAAGAGGCTAAGGCATActcttttgtcaaaatttctccTATTTTTTCCTAATTGTAGTGCATGTTGGATATTGCACCATAATCCACAAGGTATGAATATCATTAAtgtgatcgtttatgcatgtaaGAGTGGGTGCTGCATCATGGCAGATTTTGAGTTGGGTCCAGCATGAATCAGTTAGGTGTTGGTATGAGTCATTTGGATTTATCAAGTAATTGGAATTATTCCCTTAGATGTAGGAATGTTAAAAAATTAGTTGTGAGTTGGGGATAGAACAAGCAAGTTTAAACCCAAAATAGGTCTTTTTCTTTATCCCTTTATGTTATGGAATGTACAATAAAAGTGATTTATTTACTTAATGCAATATAACTGCACGCTAAGAGCAtataagaattattattattaaggaAAAAAAGGAGGTAACATTTGATGTTTTTGTCCTGGCATTGGGAAATATTTTAATTAGCTTCACTGTTTATTTAACTTTTCAAACTGTTTCTACTCTTGTTGTATTGACTAGCCTAACCTATTAACCTGTGTTGACTAGTTGATTCTTTTCCTTGCAGCACCTGTATGATATTCTAACAAAGCTTAGAGACGAGCACCATTACTGCCTCTACTGTGGATGCCAGGTCAGTGCAGAAATTGGAGCTAATATCATTTCTTGTTTTTCAAATATGTGCATGCTATGGATTCAGCAAATTGCTCCTTCGTTTCACTCAAATTTGTCCTTGCACCTGAAACCCATAGAATTTCCACTAGATATCCAGGCTTAAGTTTACGGCCTGCTATGAAAATTTTAAGATTAGTTTCATTTTAGACATAATTTCCTATTTTTCATAGTCCTCCCTAGTCCCTTGTACTTGATTTACGTCAAGTGTGCTTAGGTTATATTATTAAATCCAACTTCTGTAATGCATTCTAAATAGGTGGAACAAATATGGCTTGGCTTGTGTTTCCTAAATATTAACTTTGTCATCACAAGGTCTAAGAAAATAGAAATATTAAAACCAGATGCATTGCCTGTAATTTAAGGATCATCAATCTCAGTACATAAAGATCCTCTCGTTTCTTCATAAACATTTACGAGTTAATGTTTTACCATCTGGAtcaacttagaataattctacaATCTACAATTGATAAATTGAGATAAACTAGAATCTGAAATCCAGTAATCCACCTTGAGAAATGAGAAATGAGAAATGCCACTCTGATGCTTGCTACAACACTTGGATACACTTTTCTTACAACTGACCAAAGTGCAACTTAAACATCATCTTCTAATGTTCGTCGTGCAGTATGAGTCTGCAGAGGCATTGTCGATCAATTGTCCTGGATTAACAGAGGAAGAACACTGAGCACCAGACCTTGAGTTTTTTTTTTGCCTGCACCTCTTCTTTTTCGAAGAC includes these proteins:
- the LOC122038852 gene encoding G patch domain-containing protein 11-like translates to MMAGRHGDDGEDDDYMGDLSLFLPPDLDVDPNKKLTEKVKNNPPAPNPKSKLPKGRSWQEQRRLERERKQREEDERTRASLEEAIPDSNVGFRMLKMMGYKPGSALGKDGGGMAEPVGLQIRRSRAGIGVEEDAARKERAEVEGKRRREEDMMAEFGTRQKTQWRSRRVVWDYRKGEAALAQLEKREVVEPPKDNENEEKPEEEEEEEVITEEHLYDILTKLRDEHHYCLYCGCQYESAEALSINCPGLTEEEH